In Burkholderia lata, the DNA window GGAAGTCCGGTGTCAGCACTTCGACGCCGATGCCCGGCACGCTCGCGCGCACCGCCGCGATGCAAGCGGCAAAATGCGCGGCGCCGCCGTCGCGCAGGTCGTCGCGATCGACCGACGTGATCACGACATAGCGCAGCCCGAGCGCCGCAGCCGCATCGGCCAGTCGCGCGGGCTCGTCCGGATCGAGCGGTTCGGGACGGCCGTGCGCGACGTCGCAGAACGGGCAACGCCGCGTACACAGCCCGCCCATGATCATGAAGGTCGCCGTGCGCTGCGCGAAGCATTCGCCGATGTTCGGGCACATCGCCTCCTCGCAGACGGAATGCAGCCGATGGTCGCGCAGCACGGCCGCCATATCGGCAACCGCCGCGCTCATCATCGGCCGCGCGCGCAGCCACGGCGGCTTCGGCAACGCCGCACCGGCCGCGGGCTCGACGCGCACCGGAATGCGCGCGAGCTTGTCGCGGCTTCTCGCGCCCGGCTGGCCGAGCGCCGTGAGGCTGGGTCGTTCGAGCGCGGCGGCCATCGTCAGTCTCCGAGAAACGCGACGATCAGGCGGTTCACGTCGGCGGCGGCCTCCATCTGCACCATGTGCCCGCTGCCGGCGATCACCTCGGCACGCACGCCGTCAGGCAGACCCTGCGCGTGCTGCGCCGGGATCACCTGGTCGCGCTCGCCCCAGATCACGAGCGTGCGCGGCGCAAGCGTCGCGAGCCGGTCGCGGAACACGCGCCGCTGTGCGGCGCCGTCGAACGCGGCATTCGCGATCTTTTCGAGCGCGGCCTGCACACCTTCGAGCCGCTTGTACTTGACGAGATCCTCGACGAGCTGCCGCGTGACCAGCGCGTTGTCCGCGAACAGCGCGCCGAGGTGCGGCTTCAGCGTGTTGCGGCTGTTGCCGGCGACGAAGCCGTCGATGTAAGCGCGGTTGATGTCGGTGCCGAGCCCGGCGCTTGCGATCAGCGTCAGCGACGCGACACGTTGCGGCGCGCGCTCGGCCGCCGCCATCGCGACCGCGCCGCCCATCGAATGGCCGATCAGGTGGGCGTGGTCGATGCCCTTCGCATCGAGCAGCGCAAGCACCGCGTCGGCCAGTTCATCGAGGCTGCCCGTCTCGACCGCCTTGCCCGACTCGCCGTGACCGGGCAGGTCGAGCGCCCACACCGGCCGGTGCGCCGCGAGATCCGCGTGATTGAACAACCAGTTGTTGAGGTCGCCGCCGAAGCCGTGGATCAGCACGGCGGGCGTGCCGCTGCCGTCGCCGAGCTTCAGGAAGCGCACGGTTCGGCCGCCGATCTGCGCCTTCTCGGGCTGCGGGCCCGCGGCTTCGTCGGAAGCCGCGCTCGGTACGAAATCGCGCTGGAAATCGGCAATCGCCGCATCGATGTCGGCATCGCTCGCATCGGCGGCCGCGACGACGCCGAGCAGCGCGCCGACCGGCAGCGTCTCGCCTTCCTGCGCGACCTGCCGGCGCAGCGTGCCGTCGAACGCGCATTCGACGCCCGACGAGATCTTGTCGGTCTCGACGTCGAGCACTTCATCGCCCTTCGTCACGCGTTCGCCGAGGGCCTTCAACCAGCCGTTGACCTGCCCCTGCTCCATCGACAGCCCCCACTTGGGCATCGTGATCATGTGAATCGACATCGTGTCAGCTCCTCGTCTTCAGGACCGCCTGCGCAATCGCATCGGCGGACGGGATATACAGGTCTTCCAGCACGCTCGCGAACGGCGCAGGCGTATGCGGCGCAGTGACCAGCTCGATCGGCGCCTTCAGCGCATGGAACGCGCGCTGCGCGACGAGCGCGGCAATGTCGGTCGCGATCGAGCAGCGCGGGTTCGCTTCGTCGACGACCACCACGCGCCCGGTGCGCTCCGCGCTTTCGAGAATCGTTTCCTCGTCGAGCGGCGACGTCGTGCGCAGGTCGATCACGTCGACCTGGATGCCGTCCTTCGCGAGCTTCGCGGCCGCGTCCATCGCGAGATGCACCATCCGGCCGTACGTGACGATCGTCGCGTCGTCACCGTCGCGCATCACGTTCGCCTCGCCGAACGGAATCGCATAGGACTCCTCCGGCACGTCGCCTTCGCGGGTATAGAGCAGCTTGTGCTCGAGGAAGATCACCGGATCGTTGTCGCGGATCGCCTGGATCAGCAGCCCCTTCGCGTCGTACGGCGTCGACGGGCACACGACCTTCAGCCCCGGAATGTGCGTGAACAGCGACGTGAGCATCTGCGAATGCTGCGCGGCCGCGCGCAAGCCGGCACCGTACATCGCGCGGATCACGACCGGCGTCACGGCCTTGCCGCCGAACATGTAGCGGAACTTGGCGGCCTGGTTGAAGATCTGGTCGAAGCACACGCCCATGAAATCGATGAACATCAGCTCCGCGACGGGCCGCATCCCGCACGCGGCAGCGCCTACCGCCGCGCCGATGTAGCCGCCCTCCGACAGCGGCGTATCGAGCACGCGGCCCGGAAACTTGTGGAACAGCCCCTTCGTCACGCCGAGCACGCCGCCCCACGCGTCGTCCTCGCCCGGCGCACCCGCGCCGCCTGCGTTGTCCTCGCCCATCACGATCACGCTTTCGTCGCGCGCCATTTCCTGTGCGAGCGCTTCGTTGATCGCCTGCGAATAAGTGATCTTCCTTGCCATGTCTGTCTCCTGGAATGTTCGGTTCGCCGTGTCGGCCGCAGTGTCAGGCCGCGCTCACGGGTACGACACGTAGACGTCGGTCAGCAGGTCGGCGGCATCGGGTACCGGCGCGGCCTTGGCCTGCGCGACCGCATCGTCGATCAGCGCCTTCACCTGGGCATCGACCGCGCGCAGGTCGGCGGTCGTCAATGCTTCGGCCCGCACGACGCGCGTTTCGAAATGCTTCAGGCAGTCCTTCTCGTCGCGCAGCTTCTGCACTTCACCCGGTGCGCGATAGGTTTGCGCATCACCTTCGAAGTGACCGAAATAGCGCGTGAACTTCACCTCGACGAGCGTCGGGCCGCCACCGTTGCGCGCACGCTCGACGGCTTCGCCAAGCGCTTCGTGCACCGCGAAGAAGTCGAAGCCGTCGACGATCACGCCCGGCATCCCGAACCCGTTCGCACGATCGGCGATGTTGTCGGTGGCGACCGACCAGCTCGACGACGTCGCTTCCGCATAGCCGTTGTTTTCGGCCACGAAGATCGCGGGCAGCCGCCACACCGACGCAAGGTTCATCGATTCGAAGATCACGCCCTGGTTCGATGCGCCGTCGCCGAAGAAGCACACGCCGACGCCGCCGGTCTTCTTGTGCTTCGCCGCGAGCGCCGCACCGCAGACGAGCGGGCCGCCCGCACCGACGATCCCGTTCGCGCCGAGCATCCCCATCGCCAGGTCGGCGATGTGCATCGAGCCGCCCTTGCCGTGGCAGACGCCCGTCTTCTTGCCGTAGATCTCGGCCATCATCCCGTGCACGTCGACGCCCTTCGCGATGCAATGGCCGTGGCCGCGGTGCGTGGTCGCAACGTAGTCGTCGAGGCCGAGGTGCAGTATCGTGCCGACCGCGGACGCCTCCTCGCCCGCATACAGGTGAACGAAGCCGGGGATCTCGCCGGTCGCGAATTCGACGTGCAGGCGTTCCTCGAATTCGCGGATCGTGCGCATCAGCCGGTAGGCGTCCAGCAGCTTGTCCCTGCTGAGCTGTGTCGAAGCGGTCATGTGTGTCTCCTGGGTAGGTCTGACTGCGAATGCCGCCGCGGCCGGGCCGTGGCGACGGATTTCACGGCCTGCGGCCGTCAGTGGAACGTGAAGCCGCCGTCGACGTTCACGGCCTGGCCTGTCACGTTGTCCATCGTCGCGAAGAACAACGCGAGCCGGCCCATGTCCTCCGGCGTCTGCGCGCGGCCCTGCGGAATCAGCGTCAACTGGTGCCGCTGCCACGACTCCTCGACCGATTCGCCGTCGGTCTTCCATTCATCGGACAGCCGGTCCCACATGTACGTCCGCACGATGCCGGGGCAGATCGCGTTGACGGTCACGCCGTCGCGCGCGAGCTCCTTCGCGAGCGCATTCGTGAAGCCGACGACCGCGAATTTCGATGCGCTGTAGTGCGCGAGATTCGGAAAGCCTTCCTTGCCGGCGATCGACGCGACGTTGATGATTCGGCCGTGGCCCTGCGCCTTCAGCGGCGCGAGCGCCGCGCGGCAGCCGAGGAACGTGCCCTTCGCGTTCACGTCCATCACGAAATCCCAGTCGCGCTCGGTCAGTTCGCCGACCGGATGAATGCTGATCACGCCCGCGCAGTTCACGAGGATGTCGAGGCGGCCGAGGTCGGCGAGTGCCTGTGCAACCATCGCATCGACCTGCGCGGCCTGCGTGACGTCGACCTTCGCGATCGCCGCCCGGCGGCCGAGCGCGCGTACTTCGCGCGCGGTGGCGTCGAGTGCGTCGTCGAGCAGGTCGGCGAGCAGGATGTCGGCGCCCGCGCCGGCGAGCGTCAGTGCAATGCCGCGGCCGATGCCGCGCGCGCCGCCGGTGACGATGGCGACCTGTCCTTCGAGTGGGGCTGTCATGGCGATGTCTCCTGGATGATCGTTATGGATGTCGAAATGTCACTCGGTAAAACGGCGCCTCAATAGCGCCACTCGCCGGCATCGCGCAGCAGTTGCCGCGACGACGCGTAGCGCAGCGTGCGGCCGACATCGACCGTCAGCGGCCCGCGCCAGTCGAGCGAGATCTCGTAGCGATCGCCGCGCGCGACCTCGATCTCGCGCTCGCCGTCGAACGCGAGCGTGCCGTGCTCGAACGGAATCGTCTGCCAGGCACCCGGCTCGAGCCGCTCGCAACTGCGCATCACGACGCGATCGACGCGGCCCGGTGCAATCGGCGCGACGAGCGGCGTGCCGGCCGTCTTGCCTTCGCCCGCGAAACGCATCGCGAGCCCGTGCGGCGCGCTGCGTTCGAGCGGCGCCCACGCGCCGCCGAGCGCGGACAGGCCGATCCCGTCCGGTTCCGCAAACGTCAGGTAGAGCGAATCGATGTCGTCGGAACCCGAGATCGCGCGGGCGCCGATGAAACGCTGCCGCGCAGCGCACACGTCGACGAGCGCGATCTCCTCGCGCCCCGGCTGCGCGCCCGCCACGCAGCGCACGACGAGCCGCTTGTTGCGCGTGAACGCGACTTCGGCCGGCACCGCGCCGGTCGCGGCGAGTCCTGCCGCGACGCCGGCGACGGTGGCTTCGCGATGTTCGGGAAATGCGTTGTTGGTACCGGTGGACAGCGCGACGAGCGGCGTCGCGCCGCAGTGCGCGGCCACGGCGCGATGGGTACCGTCGCCGCCGAGCACGACGATCAGCGCGACTTCCATCCGGTGCAGGTAGGCAGCACCGGCCTGGGTATCGGCGACGGAGTCGGTGATCGGCAGGTCGACGAATTCGACTTCGGGCCAGCGCTCGTGCCGCGCGACCGCCCGATGCGTGTCGATCGCACGCAGCAGCAGCGTCGCGATGCCCGTCCGGTCGCGCAGCGTCAGCACGCGCTCGACGCCCATCGCGCCGAGGCCGGCCAGCAGGCGCACGATCATGTTCGCCTTCTCGGCCGTCGGAAACACGGAGGCATGCGTCGTAAGGCGGCGGATGTCGCGCCCCGATGCGGGGTTCGCGATCACGCCAACGGTAACGGGCGTCGTCACGGGTTTGTCTCCATCCAGTTGGCCGGCCGCGGCGCGTTGGCGTGCCGCGGCCCTGCCTGTCTCGTCCGCTGCCATCATCGGGTGGCGGATCGTCGTCATCGACGCGACCGCGCCGACTTGCCCGTGATATCTGCAAGCGGCGTGCCATCGTGCGTGCGATGAACGTGAAACCCTTGTGAATGCTGACGAGACGGGGATGCCCGTGTTTCGGATTCGCTGCTGGAAGGACCGAGAGTGCGGCCATTCGGCCCGCTCGTCTCACATCGCCGATTCAACGAAACGGCCGCCGCGACGCCGGTGCAAGCGCACCACTGCGCCCGCAAACCCCGCGGTATCGCGGCGGCGCGCAGGCCGCGTCATGCCGGACGATCGCCGCAGCGCGCACATGAACGTGTCTCAACGACACGAGACGGCCCGCGATACCGGTGAGACGAACGTCTCACGCCCGCCGCGTGCTGCGATGCAATGTGATCCGTCGAACCGGATGTGCTACAAGAACATCGCATCCCCCGCCGTACGGAACCGGAGCCGACCATGCCTTACGCCGTCCCCCAGGCCCAGCACGCCGACCGTGTGCTCGGCGCGCTCGCCGGACGCCTGCCCGCGCCGGCCGAATCCACGCGCCTCGTGTCGTCGTGGCAACGGTCGCTGGAGCGCTACTGTCTCGACCCCGCTTCTTCGATCGGCCCGCGCGTGCTGACCGCGGCCGAGCTGCGTGAAGTGCGCGACAAGGAGGAAGCCTTCCTGCGTGCGTCGGGCCAATGCCTGACGCGGCTGCACGACATGATCCGCGTCGCCGACTACTGCGTGATGCTGACCGACGCGCACGGCGTGACGATCGACTACCGGATCGACCGCGAGCGCCGCAACGACTTCCGCCATGCCGGGCTGCACATCGGCTCGTGCTGGTCGGAAAGCGAGGAAGGCACATGCGGTGTCGCGAATGTGCTGACCGATCTCGCGCCGATCACCGTACACAAGACCGATCACTTTCGCGCGGCATTCACGACGCTCACCTGCAGCGCCGCGCCGATCTTCTCGCCGGGCGGCGAACTGATCGGCGTGCTCGACGCGTCGGCCGTTCATTCACCCGACGGCCGCGACAGCCAGCGTCTCGTCTATCAGCTCGTGCGGCAGAGCGCGGCGCTGATCGAGGATGGCTACTTCGTGCACAGCACCGCGCAGCACTGGATCCTGTTCGGGCATCCGAATCGTCACTACGTCGAAGCGCAACCGGAGTGGCTGATCGCGTTCGACGAATGCGGCAACATCGTCGCCGCGAACCGGCAGGCGCGCGACGCGCTGCCGGCGCTGCGCGAACCGCGCCATATCGACGAGATCTTCGATGCGACCGAGATGCCGCTGCGCGATGCCGCGCGGCTCGATGCGATCGTCGCGCTGCGGCTGCGCGCAACCGGTGCGCCGCTCTATGCGCGGCTGCGTGCACCGCTACGGCGCCCCGGCCGCGAACCCGGCACGGCCTCGCGCCGCCCGGGCACCGCGCAACGCCACGTCGGCGCGCTGACGCCGTTCCTGCACAGCAACGACGCGCATATCGCGCAACAGGCCGAGCTCGCGCTGCGCGTCGCGAGCAAGCGGCTGCCGATTCTCGTGCTCGGCGAAACCGGTGCGGGGAAGGAAGTATTCGCGCGCGCGATCCACGATGCCGGTG includes these proteins:
- the lipA gene encoding lipoyl synthase yields the protein MAAALERPSLTALGQPGARSRDKLARIPVRVEPAAGAALPKPPWLRARPMMSAAVADMAAVLRDHRLHSVCEEAMCPNIGECFAQRTATFMIMGGLCTRRCPFCDVAHGRPEPLDPDEPARLADAAAALGLRYVVITSVDRDDLRDGGAAHFAACIAAVRASVPGIGVEVLTPDFRGRVARALDALSMAWPDVFNHNIETVPSLYRAARPGADYRGSLELLAQAKRARPGLVTKSGLMLGLGECDDEVRDTLRDLRAHDVDVLTLGQYLAPSAHHLPVRRYVSPDAFAAWRDEALLLGFREVVAGPLVRSSYHAADVLEEK
- a CDS encoding acetoin dehydrogenase dihydrolipoyllysine-residue acetyltransferase subunit, which encodes MSIHMITMPKWGLSMEQGQVNGWLKALGERVTKGDEVLDVETDKISSGVECAFDGTLRRQVAQEGETLPVGALLGVVAAADASDADIDAAIADFQRDFVPSAASDEAAGPQPEKAQIGGRTVRFLKLGDGSGTPAVLIHGFGGDLNNWLFNHADLAAHRPVWALDLPGHGESGKAVETGSLDELADAVLALLDAKGIDHAHLIGHSMGGAVAMAAAERAPQRVASLTLIASAGLGTDINRAYIDGFVAGNSRNTLKPHLGALFADNALVTRQLVEDLVKYKRLEGVQAALEKIANAAFDGAAQRRVFRDRLATLAPRTLVIWGERDQVIPAQHAQGLPDGVRAEVIAGSGHMVQMEAAADVNRLIVAFLGD
- a CDS encoding alpha-ketoacid dehydrogenase subunit beta, encoding MARKITYSQAINEALAQEMARDESVIVMGEDNAGGAGAPGEDDAWGGVLGVTKGLFHKFPGRVLDTPLSEGGYIGAAVGAAACGMRPVAELMFIDFMGVCFDQIFNQAAKFRYMFGGKAVTPVVIRAMYGAGLRAAAQHSQMLTSLFTHIPGLKVVCPSTPYDAKGLLIQAIRDNDPVIFLEHKLLYTREGDVPEESYAIPFGEANVMRDGDDATIVTYGRMVHLAMDAAAKLAKDGIQVDVIDLRTTSPLDEETILESAERTGRVVVVDEANPRCSIATDIAALVAQRAFHALKAPIELVTAPHTPAPFASVLEDLYIPSADAIAQAVLKTRS
- a CDS encoding thiamine pyrophosphate-dependent dehydrogenase E1 component subunit alpha, whose translation is MTASTQLSRDKLLDAYRLMRTIREFEERLHVEFATGEIPGFVHLYAGEEASAVGTILHLGLDDYVATTHRGHGHCIAKGVDVHGMMAEIYGKKTGVCHGKGGSMHIADLAMGMLGANGIVGAGGPLVCGAALAAKHKKTGGVGVCFFGDGASNQGVIFESMNLASVWRLPAIFVAENNGYAEATSSSWSVATDNIADRANGFGMPGVIVDGFDFFAVHEALGEAVERARNGGGPTLVEVKFTRYFGHFEGDAQTYRAPGEVQKLRDEKDCLKHFETRVVRAEALTTADLRAVDAQVKALIDDAVAQAKAAPVPDAADLLTDVYVSYP
- a CDS encoding SDR family NAD(P)-dependent oxidoreductase, giving the protein MTAPLEGQVAIVTGGARGIGRGIALTLAGAGADILLADLLDDALDATAREVRALGRRAAIAKVDVTQAAQVDAMVAQALADLGRLDILVNCAGVISIHPVGELTERDWDFVMDVNAKGTFLGCRAALAPLKAQGHGRIINVASIAGKEGFPNLAHYSASKFAVVGFTNALAKELARDGVTVNAICPGIVRTYMWDRLSDEWKTDGESVEESWQRHQLTLIPQGRAQTPEDMGRLALFFATMDNVTGQAVNVDGGFTFH
- a CDS encoding ATP-NAD kinase family protein → MTTPVTVGVIANPASGRDIRRLTTHASVFPTAEKANMIVRLLAGLGAMGVERVLTLRDRTGIATLLLRAIDTHRAVARHERWPEVEFVDLPITDSVADTQAGAAYLHRMEVALIVVLGGDGTHRAVAAHCGATPLVALSTGTNNAFPEHREATVAGVAAGLAATGAVPAEVAFTRNKRLVVRCVAGAQPGREEIALVDVCAARQRFIGARAISGSDDIDSLYLTFAEPDGIGLSALGGAWAPLERSAPHGLAMRFAGEGKTAGTPLVAPIAPGRVDRVVMRSCERLEPGAWQTIPFEHGTLAFDGEREIEVARGDRYEISLDWRGPLTVDVGRTLRYASSRQLLRDAGEWRY
- a CDS encoding sigma-54-dependent Fis family transcriptional regulator; the encoded protein is MPYAVPQAQHADRVLGALAGRLPAPAESTRLVSSWQRSLERYCLDPASSIGPRVLTAAELREVRDKEEAFLRASGQCLTRLHDMIRVADYCVMLTDAHGVTIDYRIDRERRNDFRHAGLHIGSCWSESEEGTCGVANVLTDLAPITVHKTDHFRAAFTTLTCSAAPIFSPGGELIGVLDASAVHSPDGRDSQRLVYQLVRQSAALIEDGYFVHSTAQHWILFGHPNRHYVEAQPEWLIAFDECGNIVAANRQARDALPALREPRHIDEIFDATEMPLRDAARLDAIVALRLRATGAPLYARLRAPLRRPGREPGTASRRPGTAQRHVGALTPFLHSNDAHIAQQAELALRVASKRLPILVLGETGAGKEVFARAIHDAGARRARPFVAVNCGALPEALIESELFGYAAGAFTGARKHGARGKIALADGGTLFLDEIGDMPLALQTRLLRVLSDGEVVPLGSDTPVRVDLDVICATHRDLARMVADGTFREDLYYRLSGATFELPPLRERADVRDVIAAVFAEEAQATGHVLTLDATLAEQLAAYPWPGNVRQLRNVLRYACAVCDAARVTRQDLPADIAAQLGGTSPGMLPDDERGRIVAALTAHRWRPDAAAQALGISRATLYRRIAKHRIVAPHRA